A genomic stretch from Corynebacterium terpenotabidum Y-11 includes:
- a CDS encoding hemolysin family protein codes for MDILLSILGLLGFILLTAGTGVFVAVEFSTTSLERSTIDNDVATRGDSASRMVQKAHGNLSFMLSGMQLGITLTTLATGYLAEPILAKFFTPLLELVGLSESASMPIALILSLIVATVLSMVFGELVPKNMAIANPLGTARVLTAPVWHFNRIFRWFIRALNWVANHIVRWFGIEPADELASARSPQELSALVRHSSGTEGFDQSKVRIIDRSLRFGDVTAEDLMTPRAKVNTLDVDDSALELIRLAHESGHSRFPVVRGDLDETVGVVHVKDALTIPATSRAATLVGSLSRPVPAVPESLGGDAVLRQVRLAGSQLILVADEYGGTAGIVTIEDVVEEILGEVWDEHDNREEEREVRQVGRSWELSGLLRCDELSDICGYIAPDGPYETLGGLIMATLGRIPAEGDRVLLPVDSRRLIDAFTEGPEVRWEAQVVSMDVRRVDKVMVRPVTGTEPGQDEPAGQDEQDQPKGGAA; via the coding sequence ATGGACATCCTGCTCAGCATCCTCGGGCTCCTGGGGTTCATTCTGCTCACCGCAGGCACCGGCGTCTTCGTCGCCGTGGAGTTCTCGACCACCAGTCTCGAGCGCTCCACCATCGACAATGACGTCGCGACCCGCGGAGATTCCGCCTCCCGGATGGTGCAGAAGGCGCACGGCAACCTCAGCTTCATGCTCTCGGGCATGCAGCTGGGTATCACTCTGACCACCCTGGCAACGGGTTACCTCGCCGAGCCGATCCTGGCGAAGTTCTTCACCCCGCTGCTGGAGCTGGTGGGGCTCAGTGAGTCGGCGTCGATGCCCATCGCCCTGATCCTCAGTCTCATCGTCGCGACAGTGCTGTCGATGGTCTTCGGTGAACTGGTGCCGAAGAACATGGCGATCGCCAATCCGCTGGGTACCGCCCGGGTACTCACTGCCCCGGTGTGGCACTTCAACCGGATCTTCCGTTGGTTCATCCGGGCGTTGAACTGGGTGGCTAACCACATTGTCCGCTGGTTCGGCATCGAACCGGCCGACGAGCTGGCGTCCGCCCGGTCCCCACAGGAACTCAGTGCCCTGGTGCGGCATTCCTCGGGGACCGAAGGGTTCGACCAGTCGAAAGTCCGGATCATCGACAGGTCGCTCCGGTTCGGCGACGTCACCGCCGAGGACCTCATGACGCCCCGTGCCAAGGTCAACACCCTTGATGTCGACGATTCCGCTCTGGAGCTCATCCGGCTCGCCCACGAATCCGGTCATTCCCGGTTCCCGGTGGTCCGCGGCGATCTCGACGAAACGGTCGGGGTGGTCCACGTGAAGGACGCCCTGACGATCCCCGCCACGTCCCGCGCAGCCACGCTGGTCGGGTCATTGTCCCGTCCGGTGCCGGCGGTCCCGGAGAGCCTCGGTGGCGACGCGGTGCTCCGGCAGGTCCGCCTGGCCGGCTCCCAGCTGATCCTGGTGGCCGACGAGTACGGCGGAACGGCCGGCATCGTCACCATCGAGGATGTCGTCGAGGAGATTCTCGGCGAAGTCTGGGATGAGCACGACAACCGTGAGGAGGAGCGTGAAGTCCGTCAGGTCGGACGCAGCTGGGAGCTGTCCGGACTGCTGCGCTGTGACGAGCTCAGTGACATCTGCGGCTACATCGCCCCGGACGGACCCTATGAGACGCTCGGTGGACTGATCATGGCCACCCTGGGACGGATCCCGGCCGAAGGTGACCGGGTGCTGCTGCCCGTGGACTCGCGCAGACTGATCGACGCCTTCACCGAGGGCCCCGAGGTCCGGTGGGAGGCACAGGTCGTGTCGATGGATGTCCGACGGGTCGACAAAGTCATGGTCCGCCCGGTGACCGGGACAGAACCCGGACAGGATGAACCGGCTGGACAGGACGAGCAGGATCAACCGAAGGGCGGTGCGGCATGA
- a CDS encoding PaaI family thioesterase, whose product MAEYTDEEKAAYKKKKAAVMARMVELLGRVNSGELTDAESAELAAMFEGAGAGLDHTLGVKYVAFAPELVLELTVTRDHVQPWGITNGGVYASLGESAGSFAGFIAAGGTSSVMGITNSTNFLRPSTPGDVIRSTAHPVHTGRTSQLWRIEHVNAASGKLLATTELRTVVAARG is encoded by the coding sequence ATGGCGGAGTACACCGACGAAGAGAAGGCCGCGTACAAGAAGAAGAAGGCCGCGGTCATGGCCCGGATGGTGGAACTGCTGGGACGGGTCAACTCGGGTGAGCTGACGGATGCGGAGTCTGCGGAATTGGCTGCGATGTTCGAAGGGGCCGGCGCTGGCCTGGATCACACCCTCGGGGTGAAGTACGTGGCTTTCGCCCCGGAGCTGGTCCTCGAGCTGACCGTTACCCGGGATCATGTCCAGCCGTGGGGGATCACCAACGGTGGGGTCTACGCCAGCCTCGGAGAATCCGCCGGATCCTTCGCCGGGTTCATCGCCGCCGGTGGGACGTCCAGTGTCATGGGCATCACGAACTCCACGAATTTCCTCAGGCCGTCGACGCCCGGGGACGTGATCCGGTCGACCGCCCATCCGGTCCACACCGGCCGGACCAGTCAACTGTGGCGGATCGAGCACGTCAACGCGGCGTCCGGAAAACTGCTGGCGACCACGGAGCTTCGCACCGTCGTCGCCGCGCGCGGGTAA
- a CDS encoding DEAD/DEAH box helicase has product MGLPAPVVNELTTQGLVHPFPIQAAAIPDGLTGRDVLGRGPTGSGKTFTFGLPIISRLVGGSSKPGHPRAVVLVPTRELAQQVAERLRPLAESVGQRVIEVVGGVNIKRNFTALARPVDILVATPGRADDLIGQKALSFDSVEIVALDEADQMADMGFLPQVRRLIDRMPSDAQHLFFSATLDGDIKVLIERYMNDPVTHSTGEVAAKVDSMDHYLGVVADKPARNDVVLDLGRASTKTIMFMRTKHTVDRQVKKLVRDGTAAVGIHGDKGQGARTRAIREFTEGSATVLVATDIAARGIDIKGVDLVVHIDPPAEHKAYVHRAGRTARAGEKGTVLTLTLADQKRDTLAMMRKAGVTPTEWDLDDPRHPEGIRRYLGELGLEVR; this is encoded by the coding sequence ATGGGCCTGCCCGCCCCGGTCGTCAATGAACTGACCACACAGGGCCTCGTGCACCCCTTCCCGATCCAGGCTGCCGCCATCCCCGACGGGCTGACCGGCCGGGACGTACTCGGCCGTGGTCCGACCGGTTCCGGGAAGACTTTCACCTTCGGGCTGCCGATCATCAGTCGGCTCGTCGGTGGTTCCTCGAAGCCCGGGCATCCGCGGGCTGTGGTGCTCGTCCCGACCCGCGAGCTGGCCCAGCAGGTCGCCGAACGGCTCCGCCCGCTGGCTGAATCAGTCGGCCAGCGCGTCATCGAGGTCGTCGGTGGGGTGAACATCAAGCGTAACTTCACCGCCCTGGCCCGCCCGGTCGACATTCTTGTGGCGACCCCGGGCCGCGCCGATGACCTCATCGGCCAGAAGGCACTGTCCTTCGATTCCGTGGAGATCGTCGCTCTCGACGAGGCCGACCAGATGGCGGACATGGGCTTCCTGCCCCAGGTCCGGCGTCTGATCGACCGCATGCCCTCGGACGCACAGCACCTGTTCTTCTCCGCCACCCTCGACGGGGACATCAAGGTACTCATCGAGCGCTACATGAATGATCCGGTCACCCACTCCACCGGCGAAGTCGCCGCGAAGGTGGACTCGATGGACCACTACCTCGGAGTGGTGGCGGACAAGCCCGCCCGCAACGACGTCGTCCTCGACCTCGGCCGCGCCTCCACCAAGACCATCATGTTCATGCGCACGAAGCACACCGTCGACCGCCAGGTGAAGAAGCTCGTCCGCGACGGCACCGCCGCTGTCGGCATCCACGGTGACAAGGGCCAGGGTGCCCGGACCCGGGCGATCCGCGAGTTCACCGAGGGCTCCGCCACCGTCCTCGTCGCCACGGACATCGCCGCCCGCGGGATCGACATCAAGGGTGTCGATCTTGTCGTACACATCGACCCTCCGGCCGAGCACAAAGCTTATGTCCACCGTGCCGGCCGTACCGCCCGGGCCGGCGAGAAGGGCACGGTCCTCACCCTGACCCTCGCCGACCAGAAGAGGGACACTCTGGCAATGATGCGGAAGGCCGGGGTGACCCCCACCGAATGGGACCTCGACGATCCCCGTCACCCGGAAGGTATCCGCCGCTATCTCGGCGAACTGGGGCTCGAGGTCCGATAG
- the gndA gene encoding NADP-dependent phosphogluconate dehydrogenase, whose product MTESSAQIGVVGLAVMGSNIARNFANHGHTVAVYNRTTTKTDEFMAEFGTTGSFVPAASVEEFVASLERPRRALIMVQAGKATDAVINQLADAMEPGDIIIDGGNALYTDTIRRESEMAARNLHFVGAGISGGEEGALNGPAIMPGGPAESYRSLGPLLEDISAKVDGTPCCTHIGPDGAGHFVKMVHNGIEYADMQVIGEAYHLLRYAAGIEPAEIAEIFRTWNAGDLDSYLIEITAEVLSQTDAATGKPLIDVIVDAAGQKGTGRWTVKAALDLGIPTTGIGEAVFARALSGARDQRAATTGNLPSGELTTLDALGVSKDAFVEDVRRALYASKLVAYAQGFDEIKAGSTEHGWDVDPRDLATIWRGGCIIRAKFLNRIVDAYNTDPTVQSLLLDPYFKGEVAGLVDSWRRVVITATQLGLPVPVFSSSLSYYDSLRAERLPAALIQGQRDFFGAHTYERTDRDGHFHVLWSGDRSEVEA is encoded by the coding sequence ATGACTGAATCCTCCGCACAGATCGGTGTCGTGGGCCTGGCAGTGATGGGCTCGAACATCGCCCGTAACTTCGCCAACCACGGCCACACCGTCGCCGTGTACAACCGCACCACCACGAAGACCGACGAGTTCATGGCGGAGTTCGGAACCACCGGATCCTTCGTTCCCGCCGCCAGTGTCGAGGAGTTCGTCGCCTCTCTGGAGCGCCCCCGCCGCGCCCTGATCATGGTGCAGGCGGGCAAGGCCACCGACGCGGTGATCAACCAGCTGGCCGATGCCATGGAGCCCGGTGACATCATCATCGACGGCGGCAACGCCCTGTACACCGACACGATCCGTCGTGAATCGGAGATGGCCGCCCGCAACCTGCACTTCGTCGGCGCCGGTATCTCCGGCGGCGAGGAAGGTGCCCTCAACGGCCCGGCGATCATGCCCGGCGGCCCCGCCGAGTCCTACCGATCACTCGGCCCGCTGCTCGAGGACATCTCCGCGAAGGTCGACGGCACCCCCTGCTGCACCCACATCGGCCCTGACGGTGCCGGCCATTTCGTGAAAATGGTCCACAACGGCATCGAGTACGCCGACATGCAGGTCATCGGTGAGGCCTACCATCTGCTGCGCTACGCCGCGGGCATCGAGCCTGCCGAGATCGCCGAGATCTTCCGCACCTGGAACGCCGGTGACCTCGACTCCTACCTCATCGAGATCACCGCCGAGGTGCTCTCCCAGACCGACGCCGCGACCGGGAAGCCCCTCATCGACGTCATCGTCGACGCCGCCGGTCAGAAGGGCACGGGTCGCTGGACCGTCAAGGCCGCCCTCGACCTCGGTATCCCCACCACCGGCATCGGCGAAGCCGTCTTCGCCCGCGCCCTGTCCGGTGCCCGCGACCAGCGCGCCGCCACCACCGGCAACCTGCCCTCCGGCGAGCTGACGACCCTCGATGCCCTCGGTGTGTCGAAGGACGCCTTCGTCGAGGACGTCCGCCGCGCGCTCTACGCCTCCAAGCTCGTGGCCTACGCCCAGGGCTTTGACGAGATCAAGGCCGGCTCCACCGAACACGGGTGGGACGTTGACCCCCGCGACCTCGCCACCATCTGGCGCGGCGGCTGCATCATCCGCGCGAAGTTCCTCAACCGCATCGTGGATGCCTACAACACCGACCCCACCGTCCAGTCCCTGCTCCTCGACCCGTACTTCAAGGGTGAGGTCGCCGGTCTGGTGGACTCCTGGCGTCGGGTCGTCATCACCGCCACACAGCTCGGCCTGCCGGTGCCGGTGTTCTCCTCGTCACTGTCCTACTACGATTCCCTGCGCGCCGAGCGGCTCCCCGCCGCCCTGATCCAGGGCCAGCGGGACTTCTTCGGTGCACACACCTACGAGCGCACCGACCGCGACGGTCATTTCCATGTCCTGTGGTCCGGCGACCGGAGCGAGGTCGAAGCCTAA